From one Stigmatopora nigra isolate UIUO_SnigA chromosome 8, RoL_Snig_1.1, whole genome shotgun sequence genomic stretch:
- the alcamb gene encoding activated leukocyte cell adhesion molecule b isoform X2, which yields MHLLSTGSVVLFLATVLHQVSSLVTVEGIYGQTLEIPCNNEAAEDVVITKWKYDKGDGLSGDLLVKKKNKDVSISATDEYKGRISLATNSSLILSATKLSDQRTFTCMVVGSSDIGEYPVNVIIYKVPAGVEVSDMAQELEIGKLTKLATCVAKNSNPAVDITWMKNNKPLTDSEKGVSIQASVQVDPVSGLSSTSSTLEYSATKEDTDAQFSCSTQHNMGVELTSPPLTFTITYSTENIVLQVLAPNPLVEGANVTLKCMADGNPAPTSFNFHLKGDVIPVKNTDTYTLTAVSRDITGEYRCSLIDNPAMMASKNITINYLDINLSPSGKIVKTAGEALELSLQIDASGESKVSWTKDNVKMDKEPMFNKLKYSDSGHYESEVKMGALTDKASFDLVVEGAPVIKQLSKQRSEDGQHKVLICEAEGSPKPSVSWSINGTSLDESAFINGKVTHKITVVPTANLTVSCTVSNEFGVDTRDIYVSSLFEVVRVDKRDQSEDADKTKLVVGVVVGLLIAAMVIGLAYGIYQKKSKQGSWKTGERENGSSEEEKKLEEKVEETSQKAEV from the exons TGAGCAGCCTGGTGACCGTGGAGGGAATATATGGCCAAACGCTGGAAATTCCTTGTAACAACGAAGCTGCGGAAGACGTGGTGATCACTAAGTGGAAATAT GACAAAGGAGATGGCCTCTCAGGAGACCTGctggtgaaaaagaaaaacaaagacgtCTCCATTAGTGCTACTGATGAATACAAAGGCCGCATCAGCTTAGCTACCAACTCTAGCCTGATACTGTCTGCCACCAAGCTGAGTGACCAACGCACTTTCACCTGCATGGTGGTAGGCAGCTCAGATATTGGCGAATACCCAGTCAACGTCATCATCTACA AGGTGCCCGCAGGTGTAGAGGTTTCTGACATGGCGCAAGAGCTGGAGATCGGAAAACTTACaaag CTGGCCACATGTGTCGCTAAAAATTCCAATCCGGCAGTTGACATCACATGGATGAAGAACAACAAACCTCTGACAGACAGTGAAAAAG GTGTTTCCATCCAAGCCTCAGTGCAGGTGGATCCCGTGAGCGGCCTATCGAGTACCTCCTCCACGCTGGAGTACTCAGCCACGAAGGAGGACACCGACGCCCAGTTCTCCTGCAGCACTCAGCATAACATGGGCGTAGAACTGACATCACCTCCACTCACCTTTACCATCACAT ACTCCACGGAGAATATTGTGCTGCAGGTGCTTGCCCCAAATCCTCTGGTGGAAGGGGCCAACGTGACCCTCAAGTGCATGGCGGACGGTAACCCGGCACCTACCAGCTTCAACTTCCACCTGAAG GGTGATGTGATTCCTGTGAAAAACACGGATACCTACACCCTAACTGCTGTCTCGCGTGATATCACCGGTGAATACAGATGTTCCCTAATTGACAACCCAGCCATGATGGCATCCAAGAACATCACAATCAATT accTAGACATCAATTTAAGCCCCTCTGGGAAGATCGTCAAGACAGCCGGGGAGGCCTTGGAGCTATCTTTACAGATCGACGCTTCGGGGGAATCAAAAGTCTCCTGGACcaag GACAATGTCAAGATGGACAAAGAGCCCATGTTTAACAAGTTGAAGTACTCGGATTCTGGCCACTATGAGAGTGAAGTGAAGATGGGAGCACTTACCGATAAGGCTTCTTTTGACTTGGTTGTTGAAG GCGCTCCAGTGATCAAACAGCTGTCCAAACAACGCAGTGAAGATGGCCAACATAAAGTTTTGATTTGTGAGGCAGAGGGCTCTCCAAAGCCATCTGTTTCTTGGAGCATCAATGGCACCTCG CTTGATGAAAGTGCCTTCATCAACGGCAAGGTCACGCATAAAATCACCGTTGTGCCCACTGCCAACTTGACCGTCTCATGCACCGTGTCCAACGAGTTTGGCGTAGACACGCGGGACATCTATGTGTCTTCTC TATTTGAGGTGGTGAGAGTGGATAAACGAG ACCAGTCGGAGGATGCCGATAAAACCAAGTTGGTGGTCGGAGTGGTGGTCGGTCTTCTCATCGCCGCCATGGTCATTGGGTTGGCTTATGGAATTTACCAGAAAAAATCCAA GCAAGGCAGCTGGAAGACAGGTGAGAGGGAGAATGGTTCCTCCGAGGAGGAGAAAAAGCTGGAGGAAAAGGTGGAGGAGACCAGCCAAAAAGCTGAAGTGTAG
- the alcamb gene encoding activated leukocyte cell adhesion molecule b isoform X3 → MHLLSTGSVVLFLATVLHQVSSLVTVEGIYGQTLEIPCNNEAAEDVVITKWKYDKGDGLSGDLLVKKKNKDVSISATDEYKGRISLATNSSLILSATKLSDQRTFTCMVVGSSDIGEYPVNVIIYKVPAGVEVSDMAQELEIGKLTKLATCVAKNSNPAVDITWMKNNKPLTDSEKGVSIQASVQVDPVSGLSSTSSTLEYSATKEDTDAQFSCSTQHNMGVELTSPPLTFTITYSTENIVLQVLAPNPLVEGANVTLKCMADGNPAPTSFNFHLKGDVIPVKNTDTYTLTAVSRDITGEYRCSLIDNPAMMASKNITINYLDINLSPSGKIVKTAGEALELSLQIDASGESKVSWTKDNVKMDKEPMFNKLKYSDSGHYESEVKMGALTDKASFDLVVEGAPVIKQLSKQRSEDGQHKVLICEAEGSPKPSVSWSINGTSLDESAFINGKVTHKITVVPTANLTVSCTVSNEFGVDTRDIYVSSHQSEDADKTKLVVGVVVGLLIAAMVIGLAYGIYQKKSKQGSWKTGERENGSSEEEKKLEEKVEETSQKAEV, encoded by the exons TGAGCAGCCTGGTGACCGTGGAGGGAATATATGGCCAAACGCTGGAAATTCCTTGTAACAACGAAGCTGCGGAAGACGTGGTGATCACTAAGTGGAAATAT GACAAAGGAGATGGCCTCTCAGGAGACCTGctggtgaaaaagaaaaacaaagacgtCTCCATTAGTGCTACTGATGAATACAAAGGCCGCATCAGCTTAGCTACCAACTCTAGCCTGATACTGTCTGCCACCAAGCTGAGTGACCAACGCACTTTCACCTGCATGGTGGTAGGCAGCTCAGATATTGGCGAATACCCAGTCAACGTCATCATCTACA AGGTGCCCGCAGGTGTAGAGGTTTCTGACATGGCGCAAGAGCTGGAGATCGGAAAACTTACaaag CTGGCCACATGTGTCGCTAAAAATTCCAATCCGGCAGTTGACATCACATGGATGAAGAACAACAAACCTCTGACAGACAGTGAAAAAG GTGTTTCCATCCAAGCCTCAGTGCAGGTGGATCCCGTGAGCGGCCTATCGAGTACCTCCTCCACGCTGGAGTACTCAGCCACGAAGGAGGACACCGACGCCCAGTTCTCCTGCAGCACTCAGCATAACATGGGCGTAGAACTGACATCACCTCCACTCACCTTTACCATCACAT ACTCCACGGAGAATATTGTGCTGCAGGTGCTTGCCCCAAATCCTCTGGTGGAAGGGGCCAACGTGACCCTCAAGTGCATGGCGGACGGTAACCCGGCACCTACCAGCTTCAACTTCCACCTGAAG GGTGATGTGATTCCTGTGAAAAACACGGATACCTACACCCTAACTGCTGTCTCGCGTGATATCACCGGTGAATACAGATGTTCCCTAATTGACAACCCAGCCATGATGGCATCCAAGAACATCACAATCAATT accTAGACATCAATTTAAGCCCCTCTGGGAAGATCGTCAAGACAGCCGGGGAGGCCTTGGAGCTATCTTTACAGATCGACGCTTCGGGGGAATCAAAAGTCTCCTGGACcaag GACAATGTCAAGATGGACAAAGAGCCCATGTTTAACAAGTTGAAGTACTCGGATTCTGGCCACTATGAGAGTGAAGTGAAGATGGGAGCACTTACCGATAAGGCTTCTTTTGACTTGGTTGTTGAAG GCGCTCCAGTGATCAAACAGCTGTCCAAACAACGCAGTGAAGATGGCCAACATAAAGTTTTGATTTGTGAGGCAGAGGGCTCTCCAAAGCCATCTGTTTCTTGGAGCATCAATGGCACCTCG CTTGATGAAAGTGCCTTCATCAACGGCAAGGTCACGCATAAAATCACCGTTGTGCCCACTGCCAACTTGACCGTCTCATGCACCGTGTCCAACGAGTTTGGCGTAGACACGCGGGACATCTATGTGTCTTCTC ACCAGTCGGAGGATGCCGATAAAACCAAGTTGGTGGTCGGAGTGGTGGTCGGTCTTCTCATCGCCGCCATGGTCATTGGGTTGGCTTATGGAATTTACCAGAAAAAATCCAA GCAAGGCAGCTGGAAGACAGGTGAGAGGGAGAATGGTTCCTCCGAGGAGGAGAAAAAGCTGGAGGAAAAGGTGGAGGAGACCAGCCAAAAAGCTGAAGTGTAG
- the alcamb gene encoding activated leukocyte cell adhesion molecule b isoform X1, translating into MHLLSTGSVVLFLATVLHQVSSLVTVEGIYGQTLEIPCNNEAAEDVVITKWKYDKGDGLSGDLLVKKKNKDVSISATDEYKGRISLATNSSLILSATKLSDQRTFTCMVVGSSDIGEYPVNVIIYKVPAGVEVSDMAQELEIGKLTKLATCVAKNSNPAVDITWMKNNKPLTDSEKGVSIQASVQVDPVSGLSSTSSTLEYSATKEDTDAQFSCSTQHNMGVELTSPPLTFTITYSTENIVLQVLAPNPLVEGANVTLKCMADGNPAPTSFNFHLKGDVIPVKNTDTYTLTAVSRDITGEYRCSLIDNPAMMASKNITINYLDINLSPSGKIVKTAGEALELSLQIDASGESKVSWTKDNVKMDKEPMFNKLKYSDSGHYESEVKMGALTDKASFDLVVEGAPVIKQLSKQRSEDGQHKVLICEAEGSPKPSVSWSINGTSLDESAFINGKVTHKITVVPTANLTVSCTVSNEFGVDTRDIYVSSLFEVVRVDKRADQSEDADKTKLVVGVVVGLLIAAMVIGLAYGIYQKKSKQGSWKTGERENGSSEEEKKLEEKVEETSQKAEV; encoded by the exons TGAGCAGCCTGGTGACCGTGGAGGGAATATATGGCCAAACGCTGGAAATTCCTTGTAACAACGAAGCTGCGGAAGACGTGGTGATCACTAAGTGGAAATAT GACAAAGGAGATGGCCTCTCAGGAGACCTGctggtgaaaaagaaaaacaaagacgtCTCCATTAGTGCTACTGATGAATACAAAGGCCGCATCAGCTTAGCTACCAACTCTAGCCTGATACTGTCTGCCACCAAGCTGAGTGACCAACGCACTTTCACCTGCATGGTGGTAGGCAGCTCAGATATTGGCGAATACCCAGTCAACGTCATCATCTACA AGGTGCCCGCAGGTGTAGAGGTTTCTGACATGGCGCAAGAGCTGGAGATCGGAAAACTTACaaag CTGGCCACATGTGTCGCTAAAAATTCCAATCCGGCAGTTGACATCACATGGATGAAGAACAACAAACCTCTGACAGACAGTGAAAAAG GTGTTTCCATCCAAGCCTCAGTGCAGGTGGATCCCGTGAGCGGCCTATCGAGTACCTCCTCCACGCTGGAGTACTCAGCCACGAAGGAGGACACCGACGCCCAGTTCTCCTGCAGCACTCAGCATAACATGGGCGTAGAACTGACATCACCTCCACTCACCTTTACCATCACAT ACTCCACGGAGAATATTGTGCTGCAGGTGCTTGCCCCAAATCCTCTGGTGGAAGGGGCCAACGTGACCCTCAAGTGCATGGCGGACGGTAACCCGGCACCTACCAGCTTCAACTTCCACCTGAAG GGTGATGTGATTCCTGTGAAAAACACGGATACCTACACCCTAACTGCTGTCTCGCGTGATATCACCGGTGAATACAGATGTTCCCTAATTGACAACCCAGCCATGATGGCATCCAAGAACATCACAATCAATT accTAGACATCAATTTAAGCCCCTCTGGGAAGATCGTCAAGACAGCCGGGGAGGCCTTGGAGCTATCTTTACAGATCGACGCTTCGGGGGAATCAAAAGTCTCCTGGACcaag GACAATGTCAAGATGGACAAAGAGCCCATGTTTAACAAGTTGAAGTACTCGGATTCTGGCCACTATGAGAGTGAAGTGAAGATGGGAGCACTTACCGATAAGGCTTCTTTTGACTTGGTTGTTGAAG GCGCTCCAGTGATCAAACAGCTGTCCAAACAACGCAGTGAAGATGGCCAACATAAAGTTTTGATTTGTGAGGCAGAGGGCTCTCCAAAGCCATCTGTTTCTTGGAGCATCAATGGCACCTCG CTTGATGAAAGTGCCTTCATCAACGGCAAGGTCACGCATAAAATCACCGTTGTGCCCACTGCCAACTTGACCGTCTCATGCACCGTGTCCAACGAGTTTGGCGTAGACACGCGGGACATCTATGTGTCTTCTC TATTTGAGGTGGTGAGAGTGGATAAACGAG CAGACCAGTCGGAGGATGCCGATAAAACCAAGTTGGTGGTCGGAGTGGTGGTCGGTCTTCTCATCGCCGCCATGGTCATTGGGTTGGCTTATGGAATTTACCAGAAAAAATCCAA GCAAGGCAGCTGGAAGACAGGTGAGAGGGAGAATGGTTCCTCCGAGGAGGAGAAAAAGCTGGAGGAAAAGGTGGAGGAGACCAGCCAAAAAGCTGAAGTGTAG